Proteins encoded within one genomic window of Setaria italica strain Yugu1 chromosome IV, Setaria_italica_v2.0, whole genome shotgun sequence:
- the LOC101767453 gene encoding uncharacterized protein LOC101767453 isoform X2, which yields MATATSSPFLAPLRFSTQIPGSHITSAPGSSPVLRIRCWRPFAASRCDVSLVPARFPRTLPRRRNALRDKASQLWPPPAVPHQVRHPYDEAPKLESLDRQEPKSGCLDAEPSSYLKEKLEISGCLGASRSGNVASESELDGEKDAAGVAEEEITFCRTGAGPVFSVYEGPDGNVVRIEVDEDEIIDRSHAAVGEGSDDSESMLSCARVMAMEPKRGKCVTPKNSSLFQFVAANRVESLILNGEVSVAQRNATPLQCVSWSGLTALFSVCLVLALSKLIQTNSKAHLLRRLLYMRRPGMEWVKFDKGNMTMLKKAHGFPGGLQRRPLLDRKELMNNIKQAKESRDWFVLRSSFSCETVSNGDDARITEFRRMVKEVHRPKERNLEQSSTEESNGTIFPHLIVADDEEVSGNQAGVNDVSDSSKLSGYSLSTDKIEETVEQTVDMENGEAVMSTSVKDDDNIGEIELPEPAYNNDMAIGSNDGPSDMNTSEKEAQIGSADYHNLDPNMINTTSCELESEEAFSETCAKNLDIIQGTKPSVPSISYHQIIHSKDNSEFSINVAPERADGLSSDCFDCSASELRNKKTPMDVSVNDINVNQEIEASRTSAKDTQTDHYKEFAHNMNMIGEEECKTSIVMDNVTSASSQGSREEPIDLKRDSMQLAQEPKPSISSWNDNQHRETESTRTLNNASTSSLYAPPEETVQHNFSKISTSEKKQEKRTSSNKKFRAHLSKNKVKLQKEVCSSKETETTQSEQGVPGTKAVNGPSNSVQKTKKVAKKLLKKVQSDMQIVTTLEDDQSNGLVDQKNNSQNIKKTRRRYLKNAFSNHEARTRDVNPETTHEVNSPYNAPADIVEPLGVEASSVQTQFSKDAFSKDQPNGSSVSNMRKQDLKLSIRTPERVETAAEETENKVNIDRNKSTTAVTATKKVVKRVAPN from the exons ATGGCGaccgccacctcctcgccgtTCCTCGCGCCTCTCCGCTTCTCCACCCAGATCCCCGGCAGTCACATCACCTCCGCACCTGGGAGCTCCCCCGTCCTCAGAATCCGTTGCTGGAGGCCCTTTGCGGCTTCCCGCTGCGACGTTTCCCTTGTTCCGGCGCGGTTCCCCCGGACGCTGCCCCGGCGCCGGAACGCGCTGCGGGATAAGGCCTCGCAGCTCTGGCCGCCGCCAGCTGTTCCACACCAGGTGCGTCATCCTTACGATGAGGCCCCCAAGTTAGAGTCTTTGGATCGCCAAGAGCCCAAATCTGGTTGCTTGGATGCTGAGCCGTCGTCTTATCTTAAGGAGAAATTGGAAATTTCTGGTTGTCTGGGTGCTTCTCGAAGTGGGAATGTGGCTTCAGAGTCCGAACTGGATGGTGAGAAGGATGCGGCTGGAGTCGCAGAGGAGGAGATCACTTTCTGTCGAACTGGGGCTGGTCCTGTGTTCAGTGTTTATGAAGGTCCAGATGGAAATGTGGTGCGCATTGAGGTGGATGAGGATGAAATCATTGACAGGAGCCACGCTGCAGTGGGCGAGGGGAGCGATGATTCAGAGAGTATGTTGTCTTGCGCAAGAGTGATGGCTATGGAACCCAAACGTGGCAAGTGTGTGACTCCAAAGAACAGCTCACTTTTTCAGTTTGTAGCAGCTAATCGGGTGGAATCACTAATTCTTAATGGGGAGGTTTCAGTTGCTCAGAGAAATGCGACTCCTTTGCAGTGCGTCTCATGGAGTGGTTTGACAGCATTATTCAGTGTCTGCCTTGTGTTAGCTCTTTCCAAGTTGATCCAGACAAATAGCAAGGCACACCTGCTGAGGAGATTGCTTTATATGCGTAGGCCTGGGATGGAATGGGTTAAATTCGATAAGGGTAACATGACAATGCTTAAAAAGGCGCATGGGTTTCCAGGTGGTTTACAGAGAAGGCCACTTCTAGACAGGAAAGAACTGATGAATAACATCAAACAGGCCAAGGAATCGAGGGACTGGTTTGTCCTAAGAAGTTCATTTAGCTGCGAAACAGTTTCTAATGGTGATGATGCAAGAATTACAGAATTCAGAAGAATGGTTAAAGAGGTCCATAGACCAAAAGAAAGAAACCTTGAACAAAGTAGTACTGAAGAAAGTAATGGTACCATCTTTCCACACCTAATTGTTGCAGATGACGAAGAAGTTTCTGGTAACCAGGCTGGTGTTAATGATGTGTCAGACAGTAGCAAATTATCTGGCTACAGTTTGTCAACTGATAAGATTGAGGAAACTGTTGAGCAGACTGTGGATATGGAAAATGGAGAAGCAGTCATGAGCACTAGTGTAAAAGATGATGATAATATTGGAGAAATAGAACTGCCGGAGCCTGCTTATAACAATGATATGGCAATTGGTTCAAATGATGGACCATCTGATATGAACACATCAGAAAAAGAAGCACAAATTGGTTCTGCAGATTATCATAATCTGGATCCTAATATGATTAATACCACATCTTGTGAGTTGGAAAGTGAGGAAGCATTTTCAGAGACATGTGCAAAGAATCTGGACATTATTCAAGGAACAAAACCATCTGTGCCATCCATTAGTTACCATCAGATAATTCATTCAAAGGATAATTCTGAGTTTAGCATCAATGTAGCTCCAGAAAGAGCTGATGGTTTGTCATCTGATTGTTTTGACTGTTCAGCATCTGAGTTGAGGAACAAGAAAACACCAATGGACGTTAGTGTGAATGATATCAATGTCAATCAAGAAATTGAAGCGTCCAGGACTTCAGCAAAGGATACTCAGACAGATCACTACAAAGAGTTTGCTCATAATATGAACATGATAGGTGAAGAAGAATGTAAAACTTCAATAGTGATGGACAATGTGACTTCAGCATCATCTCAGGGAAGCAGAGAAGAACCTATAGATCTGAAGAGAGATAGCATGCAATTAGCACAAGAACCAAAACCATCCATTTCTAGTTGGAATGACAATCAGCACAGGGAAACAGAGTCCACTAGGACCCTTAATAATGCTAGCACATCATCACTATATGCCCCTCCAGAAGAAACTGTTCAACACAATTTTTCAAAAATCTCTACATCAGAGAAGAAGCAAGAGAAAAGAACTTCATCCAACAAAAAATTTAGAGCGCATCTTTCGAAAAACAAAGTCAAACTACAGAAAGAAGTGTGCAGCAGTAAGGAAACTGAGACAACGCAATCAGAACAAGGTGTACCTGGAACCAAAGCTGTGAATGGTCCATCAAATTCTGTACAGAAAACGAAGAAAGTGGCAAAGAAACTGCTAAAGAAAGTGCAAAGTGATATGCAAATAGTAACCACACTAGAGGATGATCAAAGTAATGGCCTGGTTGATCAGAAAAACAATAGCCAGAATATTAAAAAGACAAGAAGGAGATATCTGAAAAATGCATTTAGTAACCATGAAGCTCGAACAAGAGATGTAAATCCAGAAACAACTCATGAAGTCAACTCACCTTATAATGCGCCAGCTGACATTGTGGAACCTCTTGGTGTTgaagcttcttctgtgcagaCACAATTTTCAAAG GATGCTTTTAGCAAAGATCAGCCAAATGGGTCCAGTGTTAGTAATATGAGGAAGCAAGATTTAAAGCTCAGCATCCGAACCCCAGAAAGAGTGGAAACAGCTGCAGAAGAAACTGAAAACAAAGTGAATATTGATCGAAACAAATCAACCACGGCTGTAACTGCTACCAAGAAGGTGGTAAAGAG AGTTGCACCCAATTAA
- the LOC101767453 gene encoding uncharacterized protein LOC101767453 isoform X1, translated as MATATSSPFLAPLRFSTQIPGSHITSAPGSSPVLRIRCWRPFAASRCDVSLVPARFPRTLPRRRNALRDKASQLWPPPAVPHQVRHPYDEAPKLESLDRQEPKSGCLDAEPSSYLKEKLEISGCLGASRSGNVASESELDGEKDAAGVAEEEITFCRTGAGPVFSVYEGPDGNVVRIEVDEDEIIDRSHAAVGEGSDDSESMLSCARVMAMEPKRGKCVTPKNSSLFQFVAANRVESLILNGEVSVAQRNATPLQCVSWSGLTALFSVCLVLALSKLIQTNSKAHLLRRLLYMRRPGMEWVKFDKGNMTMLKKAHGFPGGLQRRPLLDRKELMNNIKQAKESRDWFVLRSSFSCETVSNGDDARITEFRRMVKEVHRPKERNLEQSSTEESNGTIFPHLIVADDEEVSGNQAGVNDVSDSSKLSGYSLSTDKIEETVEQTVDMENGEAVMSTSVKDDDNIGEIELPEPAYNNDMAIGSNDGPSDMNTSEKEAQIGSADYHNLDPNMINTTSCELESEEAFSETCAKNLDIIQGTKPSVPSISYHQIIHSKDNSEFSINVAPERADGLSSDCFDCSASELRNKKTPMDVSVNDINVNQEIEASRTSAKDTQTDHYKEFAHNMNMIGEEECKTSIVMDNVTSASSQGSREEPIDLKRDSMQLAQEPKPSISSWNDNQHRETESTRTLNNASTSSLYAPPEETVQHNFSKISTSEKKQEKRTSSNKKFRAHLSKNKVKLQKEVCSSKETETTQSEQGVPGTKAVNGPSNSVQKTKKVAKKLLKKVQSDMQIVTTLEDDQSNGLVDQKNNSQNIKKTRRRYLKNAFSNHEARTRDVNPETTHEVNSPYNAPADIVEPLGVEASSVQTQFSKDAFSKDQPNGSSVSNMRKQDLKLSIRTPERVETAAEETENKVNIDRNKSTTAVTATKKVVKSQLDLSFLWKGIELKRLRA; from the exons ATGGCGaccgccacctcctcgccgtTCCTCGCGCCTCTCCGCTTCTCCACCCAGATCCCCGGCAGTCACATCACCTCCGCACCTGGGAGCTCCCCCGTCCTCAGAATCCGTTGCTGGAGGCCCTTTGCGGCTTCCCGCTGCGACGTTTCCCTTGTTCCGGCGCGGTTCCCCCGGACGCTGCCCCGGCGCCGGAACGCGCTGCGGGATAAGGCCTCGCAGCTCTGGCCGCCGCCAGCTGTTCCACACCAGGTGCGTCATCCTTACGATGAGGCCCCCAAGTTAGAGTCTTTGGATCGCCAAGAGCCCAAATCTGGTTGCTTGGATGCTGAGCCGTCGTCTTATCTTAAGGAGAAATTGGAAATTTCTGGTTGTCTGGGTGCTTCTCGAAGTGGGAATGTGGCTTCAGAGTCCGAACTGGATGGTGAGAAGGATGCGGCTGGAGTCGCAGAGGAGGAGATCACTTTCTGTCGAACTGGGGCTGGTCCTGTGTTCAGTGTTTATGAAGGTCCAGATGGAAATGTGGTGCGCATTGAGGTGGATGAGGATGAAATCATTGACAGGAGCCACGCTGCAGTGGGCGAGGGGAGCGATGATTCAGAGAGTATGTTGTCTTGCGCAAGAGTGATGGCTATGGAACCCAAACGTGGCAAGTGTGTGACTCCAAAGAACAGCTCACTTTTTCAGTTTGTAGCAGCTAATCGGGTGGAATCACTAATTCTTAATGGGGAGGTTTCAGTTGCTCAGAGAAATGCGACTCCTTTGCAGTGCGTCTCATGGAGTGGTTTGACAGCATTATTCAGTGTCTGCCTTGTGTTAGCTCTTTCCAAGTTGATCCAGACAAATAGCAAGGCACACCTGCTGAGGAGATTGCTTTATATGCGTAGGCCTGGGATGGAATGGGTTAAATTCGATAAGGGTAACATGACAATGCTTAAAAAGGCGCATGGGTTTCCAGGTGGTTTACAGAGAAGGCCACTTCTAGACAGGAAAGAACTGATGAATAACATCAAACAGGCCAAGGAATCGAGGGACTGGTTTGTCCTAAGAAGTTCATTTAGCTGCGAAACAGTTTCTAATGGTGATGATGCAAGAATTACAGAATTCAGAAGAATGGTTAAAGAGGTCCATAGACCAAAAGAAAGAAACCTTGAACAAAGTAGTACTGAAGAAAGTAATGGTACCATCTTTCCACACCTAATTGTTGCAGATGACGAAGAAGTTTCTGGTAACCAGGCTGGTGTTAATGATGTGTCAGACAGTAGCAAATTATCTGGCTACAGTTTGTCAACTGATAAGATTGAGGAAACTGTTGAGCAGACTGTGGATATGGAAAATGGAGAAGCAGTCATGAGCACTAGTGTAAAAGATGATGATAATATTGGAGAAATAGAACTGCCGGAGCCTGCTTATAACAATGATATGGCAATTGGTTCAAATGATGGACCATCTGATATGAACACATCAGAAAAAGAAGCACAAATTGGTTCTGCAGATTATCATAATCTGGATCCTAATATGATTAATACCACATCTTGTGAGTTGGAAAGTGAGGAAGCATTTTCAGAGACATGTGCAAAGAATCTGGACATTATTCAAGGAACAAAACCATCTGTGCCATCCATTAGTTACCATCAGATAATTCATTCAAAGGATAATTCTGAGTTTAGCATCAATGTAGCTCCAGAAAGAGCTGATGGTTTGTCATCTGATTGTTTTGACTGTTCAGCATCTGAGTTGAGGAACAAGAAAACACCAATGGACGTTAGTGTGAATGATATCAATGTCAATCAAGAAATTGAAGCGTCCAGGACTTCAGCAAAGGATACTCAGACAGATCACTACAAAGAGTTTGCTCATAATATGAACATGATAGGTGAAGAAGAATGTAAAACTTCAATAGTGATGGACAATGTGACTTCAGCATCATCTCAGGGAAGCAGAGAAGAACCTATAGATCTGAAGAGAGATAGCATGCAATTAGCACAAGAACCAAAACCATCCATTTCTAGTTGGAATGACAATCAGCACAGGGAAACAGAGTCCACTAGGACCCTTAATAATGCTAGCACATCATCACTATATGCCCCTCCAGAAGAAACTGTTCAACACAATTTTTCAAAAATCTCTACATCAGAGAAGAAGCAAGAGAAAAGAACTTCATCCAACAAAAAATTTAGAGCGCATCTTTCGAAAAACAAAGTCAAACTACAGAAAGAAGTGTGCAGCAGTAAGGAAACTGAGACAACGCAATCAGAACAAGGTGTACCTGGAACCAAAGCTGTGAATGGTCCATCAAATTCTGTACAGAAAACGAAGAAAGTGGCAAAGAAACTGCTAAAGAAAGTGCAAAGTGATATGCAAATAGTAACCACACTAGAGGATGATCAAAGTAATGGCCTGGTTGATCAGAAAAACAATAGCCAGAATATTAAAAAGACAAGAAGGAGATATCTGAAAAATGCATTTAGTAACCATGAAGCTCGAACAAGAGATGTAAATCCAGAAACAACTCATGAAGTCAACTCACCTTATAATGCGCCAGCTGACATTGTGGAACCTCTTGGTGTTgaagcttcttctgtgcagaCACAATTTTCAAAG GATGCTTTTAGCAAAGATCAGCCAAATGGGTCCAGTGTTAGTAATATGAGGAAGCAAGATTTAAAGCTCAGCATCCGAACCCCAGAAAGAGTGGAAACAGCTGCAGAAGAAACTGAAAACAAAGTGAATATTGATCGAAACAAATCAACCACGGCTGTAACTGCTACCAAGAAGGTGGTAAAGAG CCAGTTGGATCTTTCTTTTTTATGGAAGGGGATTGAGCTAAAGAGGTTGCGTGCATAA
- the LOC105914289 gene encoding uncharacterized protein LOC105914289: protein MSCASCLPVKPSGMQNISGNTYDSHVAEEDDASGILRTNEDENMYGDVGGLETGGSHRWVSAREYKCYKLHIGEGQFNVFFHAGCLFQQLLVDWYIKVESMCLDWYSKPTHQVLIRADLYQGLLDTLATGEANASKVGLRIVLTKQFSRSDRDVQSWFMDDMTLVTRYGKPDYFVTMTCNPYWDEIVAELLPGQTLQDRPVVVARVYHAKLLDFHDFLIKKGHLGTVVAWAHMTEFQKRALPHEHFLLVMESGSKLKSPDDYDKYISAEISDPNKYPRLHELVVKHMMHGPCGTLNKNCPCMVDV, encoded by the exons ATGAGCTGCGCCAGTTGTTTACCAGTCAAACCATCAGGGATGCAAAATATTTCAGGAAACACATACG ACTCTCATGtcgctgaagaagatgatgcgTCTGGAATTTTGAGAACAAATGAAG ATGAAAATATGTATGGCGATGTGGGAGGGCTAG AAACTGGAGGTTCACACCGATGGGTCAGTGCGAGAGAGTACAAGTGTTACAAGCTTCACATAGGGGAAGGCCAGTTCAACGTGTTCTTTCATGCCGGATGTCTGTTCCAACAATTATTAGTTGATTGGTATATTAAAGTCGAGTCAATGTGCTTAGACTGGTACTCGAAGCCAACACACCAGGTGCTGATTCGTGCAGATCTCTACCAG GGACTTCTTGACACACTCGCTACTGGGGAGGCTAATGCTTCCAAGGTGGGGCTTAGGATTGTCCTCACTAAACAGTTTTCGAGGAGTGATCGTGATGTTCAGTCGTGGTTCATGGATGATATGACTTTGGTGACACGGTATGGCAAGCCTGATTATTTTGTGACTATGACATGTAATCCGTATTGGGATGAAATTGTGGCAGAGTTGTTGCCTGGACAGACGCTACAGGACCGTCCTGTTGTTGTTGCACGGGTTTACCATGCTAAGCTCCTAGATTTCCATGATTTCTTGATTAAAAAGGGTCATCTTGGTACTGTTGTTGCATGGGCACACATGacagagttccagaagagggcTCTTCCACACGAGCACTTTCTTTTGGTTATGGAGTCTGGAAGCAAGTTAAAGAGCCCTGATGATTATGATAAGTATATATCAGCGGAGATTTCTGATCCGAACAAATACCCGCGGTTGCATGAGCTTGTTGTTAAGCACATGATGCATGGTCCTTGTGGCACCCTCAATAAAAATTGCCCTTGCATGGTTGACGTTTAG
- the LOC101776491 gene encoding uncharacterized protein LOC101776491 — protein sequence MAAGSAAAAAGAGGGNISDACCSSLNKALDAGHRCVCSLLLSNGVFASLVTNLLTLPLVLPLPGCFLYAPSLAACQATLQQQTSAPPAAASSAAKTGGGAAGAALPSSTQAAAAAPPVNKRAGREQADDGRARGSLGGDGSSEGPSPAGSVSRSDACRRPSSDEGRACILTLAVAVAVFWFNRMTDS from the exons ATGGCGGCGGGCAgcgccgctgcggccgccggcgcgggaggTGGCAACATCAGCGACGCCTGCTGCTCGTCGCTAAACAAGGCCCTCGACGCCGGGCACCGCTGCGTGTGCTCGCTGCTGCTGTCCAACGGCGTCTTCGCCTCCCTCGTGACCAACCTCCTCACGCTCCCGCTCGTGCTGCCGCTGCCCGGGTGCTTCCTCTACGCACCTTCCCTCGCCGCCTGCCAAG CGACGCTGCAGCAGCAGACGAGTGCACCACCTGCAGCAGCCTCGTCAGCTGCGAAAACGGGAGGCGGCGCTGCGGGGGCGGCGCTTCCATCGTCCAcacaggccgccgccgccgcaccgccggtGAACAAGCGTGCAGGTCGAGAACAGGCTGACGACGGGAGGGCGAGGGGAAGCCTAGGAGGCGATGGCAGTAGCGAGGGTCCTAGTCCAGCGGGGAGCGTCAGCCGCAGCGATGCGTGCAGACGTCCCAGCTCTGACGAGGGGAGAGCGTGCATACTGACCTTAGCGGTGGCCGTGGCTGTATTCTGGTTCAACCGCATGACGGATTCGTAG
- the LOC101768389 gene encoding late embryogenesis abundant protein 31, producing the protein MAQAQPRREEDPLQAQQQSDKAQLGQGQGLQDLQPEQAAIRYGHVFAVTGYLAGQPIAPRDAAAMRSAEDSVPGVQVPEGAGGGFSAATAMETAAAYNQAVGAVRPGQASDAAAVQGITVTQTAVPGGRVVTEFVAGQVVGQYSVADPPPAAEEDATKITIGEALEATARAGGGRPIDRADAEAIRAAEMSAHRADVAMPGGLGDQAQAAARANAQATRDGDKVKLGDVLSDATAKLAGDKAAGAEDATRVIQAETFNDAEAHARAGGVGAAVTTAARLNEDNHLGDA; encoded by the exons ATGGCGCAGGCGCAGCCAAGGAGAGAAGAGGACCCGCTCCAGGCGCAGCAGCAGAGCGACAAGGCCCAGCTGGGCCAGGGCCAGGGCCTGCAGGACCTGCAGCCGGAGCAGGCGGCCATCAGGTACGGGCACGTGTTCGCCGTGACGGGCTACCTCGCGGGCCAGCCCATAGCGCCGCGCGACGCGGCCGCCATGCGTTCCGCTGAGGACAGCGTGCCGGGCGTCCAGGTCCccgagggcgccggcggcggcttcagCGCCGCGACGGCcatggagacggcggcggcctaCAACCAGGCCGTCGGCGCCGTGCGCCCGGGCCAGgccagcgacgccgccgccgtccagggCATCACCGTCACCCAGACCGCCGTGCCGGGCGGCCGCGTCGTCACGGAGTTCGTCGCAGGCCAGGTCGTGGGCCAGTACTCCGTGGcggatccgccgccggccgccgaggAGGACGCCACCAAGATCACCATCGGCGAGGCgctggaggcgacggcgagggccgGAGGCGGGCGCCCCATCGaccgcgccgacgccgaggccaTCCGCGCCGCGGAGATGAGCGCGCACAGGGCCGACGTCGCCATGCCCGGCGGCCTCGGCGACCAGGCGcaggccgcggcgcgcgccaaCGCCCAGGCCACGCGCGACGGCGACAAGGTCAAGCTCGGCGAcgtcctctcg GACGCGACGGCGAAGCTAGCCGGAGACAAggccgcgggggcggaggaCGCGACGAGGGTGATCCAGGCGGAGACGTTCAACGACGCTGAAGCCCACGCCAgggccggcggggtgggcgcGGCGGTGACCACGGCGGCGAGGCTGAACGAAGACAACCACCTTGGCGACGCTTGA